The Parafrankia discariae genomic sequence CGAGGACGACCCGGTGCGCGCCGCCCGGGACAGGGCGACGCACGCCCGCCGCCACTTCGACCGCCGTGACCTGCGCGCCGTCGCCGCGGTCACCCCGGACGACGAGCTGGTCGGCATGACGTACGGCCTGCCCGGCAAGAACGGCCAGTGGTGGCACGACGTCGTCGCCGGCGCGCTCGCGGAGAGCACCGCGGCGCACTGGCTCGCCGACTGTCTCGAGGTCGTCGAGCTGCACGTGCTGCCCGGCTACCAGGGCCACGGCATCGGCCGTGACCTGCTGCGGGAGCTGCTGCGGGACGCACCGCACCGCACCGCGGCGCTCTCCGCGCTCGAGCTGCCCGGCAGCCGGGCGCGCCGGCTGTACGCCAGCGAGGGTTTCGTGCCCCTGCTGTCGCACTTCCAGTTCCCCGGCAGCGGCACCGAGTACGCCGTGCTCGGCAAGGAACTGCCCGGGCGGGATGACGGCGACCCGCCGCGGCCCGCTCCGGCGAGCCGGCCCGCCCGGGTGCCGTGAGCCGGTCGGGACCAGCCGGTTCCGCTCCCGGTTCCGTTCCGCCTCCGGCCGCTCCCCCTCCGGCCGCCCCGCCGCGGCGGGGCGCGGCCATGCTGCCCTGGCTGGCCACGGCGGTGGCCGTCACGCTCCAGATCGCCTATCCGCTGACCTCCGGGGACGGCCGGGCGGCCGTGACGGTGCTGTCGGTCCTGGCCTTCCTCGCGGCGGCGGTGAGCCACGCGGCCGCCGTCCACGGGCCCGCGTGGGCCGCGGGGGCGACCGCCCTGGCCGCCGGCACCGGCCTGCTGGCCGAGTCGGTCGGGCTGCGCACCGGCTGGCCGTTCGGCCACTACGCGTACGGCTCCGCGCTCGGCCCCGACCTGGCCGGTGTCCCGGTCGTCGTGCCGCTGGCCTGGGCGATGATGGGCCTGCCGGCGCTGATGCTCGGCCGCCGCTGCGCCCGCTCGCCGGCGTGGGCACCGTCCGGGCGGGCACCGGCCGCGCGCTGGGCCGTGACCGCGCTGGTCGGCGGTGCCGCCCTCACC encodes the following:
- a CDS encoding GNAT family N-acetyltransferase, whose amino-acid sequence is MTDVRIVRWSPARMRARLDDVIAVYKAAFLDHHEDDPVRAARDRATHARRHFDRRDLRAVAAVTPDDELVGMTYGLPGKNGQWWHDVVAGALAESTAAHWLADCLEVVELHVLPGYQGHGIGRDLLRELLRDAPHRTAALSALELPGSRARRLYASEGFVPLLSHFQFPGSGTEYAVLGKELPGRDDGDPPRPAPASRPARVP